A part of Neodiprion pinetum isolate iyNeoPine1 chromosome 4, iyNeoPine1.2, whole genome shotgun sequence genomic DNA contains:
- the LOC124216992 gene encoding mitochondrial outer membrane protein SLC25A46 has translation MAGLEGYDRHYGTRPIEPWEVGAAFPSKYHGREVIRPLDVPVVHPLAEDSPPPEDDLTVKRYVGLGCGLASLITENLLIHPFIVLRRQCQVNPSAVKYHLVPITLVPIIIRLHQTQGLNTLWKGIGSTLLVRGLTLAVEDLVSKITPWPKEITCNSSLRSFGQHLLLKCVSIGIVTPFYSASLVETVQSEIASERPGILDVFRDGAIRLLEVGNKGRLIPIYALLPPTIAYGVTKYLFTLIVRGVTSRIMHVRHKHSQQLRGAYSRDLVSESVVQDIELHSILVSMCAADIIFYPLETVIHRLHLQGTRTIIDNLDTGRSVTPLLTGYSGAIDCYRTIISTEGPFGLYKGFGSLILQFAAHVLVIRATKWILTELTGVMRPKAKTIKPPPLNYYNDI, from the exons ATGGCGGGACTCGAGGGGTACGATAGACATTACGGAACTCGTCCGATCGAGCCGTGGGAGGTCGGTGCTGCGTTCCCGAGCAAATACCACGGCCGAGAGGTTATACGTCCCCTAGATGTCCCCGTGGTTCACCCCCTCGCAGAAGACAGTCCACCCCCAGAAGACG ATCTGACCGTAAAAAGATACGTCGGATTAGGCTGCGGTCTTGCAAGTCTGATTACGGAAAATCTACTGATACACCCCTTCATTGTACTTCGAAGACAGTGCCAAGTGAACCCTAGCGCCGTCAAGTATCATTTAGTTCCGATAACTTTAGTGCCCATCATCATACGGCTACATCAAACCCAGGGCTTGAACACTCTCTGGAAAGGAATTGGCTCCACACTTCTCGTCAGGGGTTTGACTCTCGCTGTCGAAGACCTCGTGTCAAAAATCACACCCTGGCCCAA GGAGATTACTTGCAACAGTTCGTTGAGGTCTTTTGGACAGCATTTGCTTCTCAAGTG CGTGTCGATTGGGATAGTAACACCATTCTACTCTGCTTCATTAGTAGAAACAGTTCAGTCAGAAATTGCTTCTGAACGTCCAGGGATCTTGGATGTATTCAGAGATGGAGCCATCAGGCTACTTGAAGTAGGAAATAAAGGGAGATTGATTCCAATTTATGCTCTGTTACCGCCAACGATTGCCTATGGAGTGACAAAGTACCTTTTCACTCTAATTGTGAGAGGAGTTACCAGCCGAATAATGCACGTTAGACACAAGCATTCTCAACAACTGAGG gGAGCTTATAGCAGAGATTTGGTCTCTGAATCAGTGGTTCAAGACATAGAACTGCACTCTATACTCGTATCCATGTGTGCAGCTGACATCATTTTTTATCCCTTGGAGACGGTGATTCACCGGCTACACTTGCAGGGCACAAGAACTATAATAGATAATCTTGACACGGGACGAAGCGTTACGCCGTTACTGACAGGATACAGTGGGGCTATCGACTGTTATCGAACGATTATATCTACAGAGGGTCCTTTCGGATTGTACAAAGGGTTCGGTTCACTGATACTGCAATTCGCAGCTCATGTATTAGTTATACGAGCAACTAAATGGATACTTACCGAATTGACTGGGGTAATGAGGCCAAAAGCAAAAACCATAAAACCACCACCGCTCAATTACTACAACGATATTTGA
- the mRpL39 gene encoding large ribosomal subunit protein mL39, whose translation MINWTSLRLQVPMLRRCLSTLTKSEARKKRNELFDSEAKRQRAAVGRIEKIEVKYSGPSDEITLVMNKHLSTPFDCAKHISEGVTKVAALAEVNGTPWDMHRPFNSECEIKFVTMASPESQVVNKAFWRSCSLMMGAVAETAFKDSISIHLHSFPIPNVRSGSFLHDISLGFEDWKPTVAELQSLSALYIKLSQKNLPIERLVVGESIALEMFQDNPYKSEQIPNIARHSEDSVTLYRIGDHIDVSKGPMIGNTGIIGRCTVASVHKLSTDEYGTLYRFQGVALPAGILLNHFAYGILEERARKLNNSVWVPSKIVEDSEDQIAAVAN comes from the coding sequence ATGATAAATTGGACGAGTTTACGACTGCAGGTACCAATGCTGAGGCGGTGCCTGAGCACACTGACCAAATCAGAGGCCAGAAAAAAGCGAAACGAGTTATTCGACAGCGAGGCGAAACGTCAGAGAGCAGCGGTGGGTCGTATCGAGAAAATAGAGGTTAAGTACTCGGGACCGTCGGACGAAATTACGCTCGTAATGAACAAGCATTTATCTACGCCCTTTGACTGTGCTAAGCACATTTCGGAGGGCGTAACGAAGGTCGCCGCCCTCGCCGAAGTCAACGGGACCCCGTGGGACATGCACAGACCGTTCAACTCCGAGTGCGAGATAAAGTTCGTTACAATGGCATCACCAGAATCGCAGGTTGTGAACAAAGCCTTCTGGCGGTCCTGTTCGCTGATGATGGGTGCCGTAGCTGAAACCGCATTCAAAGACAGCATCAGCATCCACCTTCATAGTTTTCCGATACCAAACGTCAGGTCGGGTAGTTTTCTGCACGACATTTCCCTTGGCTTCGAAGATTGGAAACCAACAGTCGCAGAGCTGCAATCCTTGTCTGCTCTGTACATCAAACTCAGTCAGAAAAACCTACCAATTGAGCGTCTGGTCGTCGGAGAAAGCATAGCGCTCGAAATGTTCCAGGATAATCCCTACAAGAGTGAACAGATACCAAATATCGCAAGGCACAGTGAGGACAGCGTCACTCTCTATCGTATTGGGGATCACATCGATGTTAGCAAAGGACCTATGATTGGCAACACTGGGATCATCGGCAGGTGCACCGTCGCTTCTGTGCACAAATTGTCCACCGACGAGTACGGAACCTTGTACAGATTCCAGGGAGTTGCACTTCCCGCTGGAATTCTTTTGAATCATTTTGCATATGGAATTTTGGAGGAACGTGCCAGAAAGTTGAACAATTCCGTTTGGGTTCCTAGCAAAATTGTCGAAGATTCGGAGGACCAAATTGCTGCGGTGGCTAATTAG